In one Halorubrum sp. CBA1229 genomic region, the following are encoded:
- the pdxS gene encoding pyridoxal 5'-phosphate synthase lyase subunit PdxS, translated as MAEATDLEELKRGTDLVKRGFAQMQKGGVIMDVVNREQARIAEDAGAVAVMVLEHVPADIRKRGGVARMPDPERVPEVIDEVSIPVMGKSRIGHRKEAEILEALGVDMIDESEVLTPADDEYHTDKRDFASPFVCGARNLPEALRRIREGAAMIRTKGEAGTGDVNQAVKHQRTIKNQIRTLTGLNHEEREKWAREHGAPRDLVHETAEAGRLPVVNFAAGGIATPADAALMMYHGCDGIFVGSGIFGAEDPAAMGTAIVEAVNNWDDPEELARIASGTGKGMKGQSNEDMPEEEKLQGRGV; from the coding sequence ATGGCAGAGGCCACGGATTTGGAGGAGCTGAAACGTGGGACCGACCTGGTCAAGCGCGGCTTCGCGCAGATGCAGAAGGGCGGCGTGATCATGGACGTCGTCAACCGCGAACAGGCCCGCATCGCGGAGGACGCCGGCGCGGTCGCCGTGATGGTGTTAGAACACGTCCCGGCGGACATCCGCAAGCGCGGCGGCGTCGCCCGGATGCCCGACCCCGAGCGCGTCCCCGAGGTCATCGACGAGGTCTCGATTCCGGTGATGGGCAAATCGCGGATCGGCCACCGCAAGGAGGCGGAGATCCTGGAGGCGCTCGGCGTCGACATGATCGACGAGTCGGAGGTCCTGACGCCCGCCGACGACGAGTACCACACCGACAAGCGCGACTTCGCCTCGCCGTTCGTCTGCGGCGCCCGGAACCTCCCCGAGGCGCTCCGGCGCATCCGCGAGGGCGCGGCGATGATCCGGACGAAGGGCGAGGCCGGCACCGGCGACGTGAATCAGGCGGTCAAACACCAGCGCACCATCAAAAACCAGATCCGCACGCTCACCGGGCTCAACCACGAGGAGCGCGAGAAGTGGGCCCGCGAACACGGCGCCCCGCGCGATCTGGTTCACGAGACCGCCGAGGCGGGCCGGCTCCCGGTCGTCAACTTCGCCGCCGGCGGGATCGCGACGCCCGCGGACGCGGCGCTGATGATGTACCACGGCTGTGACGGCATCTTCGTCGGCTCCGGCATCTTCGGCGCGGAGGACCCCGCGGCGATGGGCACGGCGATCGTCGAGGCCGTCAACAACTGGGACGACCCCGAGGAGCTCGCCCGCATCGCGAGCGGCACCGGCAAGGGGATGAAAGGGCAGTCCAACGAGGACATGCCCGAAGAGGAGAAGCTGCAGGGCCGCGGCGTTTAA
- a CDS encoding molybdenum cofactor guanylyltransferase, giving the protein MTTGAILAGGRSTRFGDRDKAVAELAGVPMIRRVADRLAGTDDPVPPGATRAASGDPVVDEIVINCRPDQREAIGAALAGLPLPVTWAVDDEPDLGPTAGIRNACRAAPSEYVAVVACDMPFVDPGFLASLREDAAGREAAVPRLDDRWLQTTQAAYRADAMAAACDRALARGDRKVLAPLEELDRVVVGDETIRSRTTERTFTNVNTREELNEAAAAIAAAIETGDDDRA; this is encoded by the coding sequence GTGACCACCGGAGCCATCCTCGCCGGGGGGCGATCGACCCGCTTCGGCGACCGCGACAAGGCCGTCGCCGAGCTCGCCGGCGTCCCGATGATCCGCCGGGTCGCGGACCGGCTCGCGGGGACGGACGACCCCGTCCCGCCGGGCGCGACCCGCGCCGCGAGCGGCGACCCCGTCGTCGACGAGATCGTGATCAACTGTCGCCCCGACCAGCGCGAGGCGATCGGGGCGGCGCTCGCGGGGCTCCCGCTCCCGGTGACGTGGGCGGTCGACGACGAGCCCGACCTCGGGCCGACGGCCGGGATCCGCAACGCTTGTCGAGCCGCGCCGTCCGAGTACGTGGCCGTCGTCGCCTGCGACATGCCGTTCGTCGACCCCGGATTCCTCGCCTCGCTCCGCGAGGACGCGGCGGGCCGCGAGGCGGCGGTCCCGCGGCTCGACGACCGCTGGCTCCAGACGACGCAGGCGGCCTACCGCGCCGACGCGATGGCCGCGGCCTGCGATCGCGCGCTCGCCCGCGGCGACCGGAAGGTGCTGGCGCCGCTGGAGGAGTTGGACCGGGTCGTCGTCGGCGACGAGACCATCCGATCGCGGACGACGGAACGGACGTTCACCAACGTCAACACGCGGGAGGAACTCAACGAGGCGGCGGCCGCGATCGCGGCGGCGATCGAGACGGGCGACGACGACCGGGCGTAG
- a CDS encoding J domain-containing protein, whose translation MTNRTIIVGMAATFIGLTALLLVAGVVVSPVLLAVAVPFGVVSYFLWYHASGKLRDRVRREAARAGPTEREQARRRARTAEHRRSARRTAGATDGGFGGAAAGPGGGGPGAGGRRDPRDRAPPTGGMTERDAYETLDLDRTAGQEAIRESYRERAKRLHPDGEDGDEEAFKELNEAYETLKN comes from the coding sequence GTGACGAACCGGACGATCATCGTCGGCATGGCGGCGACGTTCATCGGGCTGACGGCCCTGCTGCTCGTCGCCGGGGTCGTGGTCTCGCCGGTCCTGCTGGCCGTGGCCGTCCCGTTCGGCGTCGTCTCGTACTTCCTCTGGTACCACGCCAGCGGCAAGCTCCGCGACCGCGTCCGTCGCGAGGCCGCGCGGGCGGGGCCGACCGAGCGCGAGCAGGCGCGACGGCGCGCCCGAACGGCCGAGCACCGCCGCTCCGCGCGCCGGACCGCGGGCGCGACCGACGGCGGGTTCGGCGGCGCGGCGGCCGGCCCCGGCGGAGGCGGTCCCGGCGCGGGCGGCCGGCGCGACCCGCGGGACCGCGCGCCGCCGACCGGCGGGATGACCGAGCGCGACGCGTACGAGACGCTCGACCTCGACCGGACCGCCGGTCAGGAGGCGATCCGCGAGAGCTACCGGGAGCGGGCGAAGCGGCTCCACCCCGACGGCGAGGACGGCGACGAGGAGGCGTTCAAGGAGCTGAACGAGGCGTACGAGACCCTGAAGAACTGA
- the mutS gene encoding DNA mismatch repair protein MutS yields the protein MPTADRDVATGLPPGIAAAREELTPMLSQYADLCAAHGDALVLFQVGDFYEAFCEAAEVVARVCEVTLTERSDSTGDYPMAGIPIDNAAPYLESLLDAGYRVAVGDQVEDAEQASGLVDRAVTEVITPGTVVEDDLLEAGTTNYVAAVAAGGDGGGGSARDPPAPIGLAAVDVSTGECLVTSGDRDAVAGELDRIAPAELIAGPDAPAFEPSDAENGWTTHEHDPDAFERRAATERLEPYLPAPDRRFEADTELRAAGAVLAYAEYTQGDDGPLSYVTRIRRYDPRDRLRLDAAAQRSLELFENRGLGASDTLFDVLDETSCALGRRCLERWLRRPLVDADAIRSRHDAVGELADRTLVREGIADALAAAYDLERLVGRVSRGRADARDLRSLHATLAVVPELKATLAGADGEDAGDGDSDHPRTDHLRDLRDRLDELAEIRELIDEAIAVNPPPEITDGGVIREGFDDDLDALRATEREGREWVADLEASERERTGIDSLSVGHNQVHGYYIEVTDANLDRVPDDYRRRQTLKNSERYYTPELKEREEEIVGAAERADALEYELFADVRERVAAETERIQGLADALAELDALCSLATVAVEGDYVRPEVVDDPDAGVEIEGGRHPVVERAEESFVPNDVDLPRGSVAVITGPNMSGKSTYMRAVALATVLAQTGSFVPAQAASLPVFDRLFTRVGASDDIAGGQSTFMREMSELTEILHDAGPDSLVLLDEVGRGTATTDGRAIARAAAEFVHDELGATALFATHYHGLTDLADERERVFNLHFTATREDGDVTFLHRVVPGASSSSYGVEVAELAGVPAPVVERSRSLVADDAGGAPPEGGAATDEDDRDPPADGQTDDADLDETDPDDVSLREFLVEEGAVDDAGSDGRGANADGDGPSATDGDAPTPDDGIGFDEAAEGGVGSDLASELRALDLARMTPIEALNALHDLQSRLDDGG from the coding sequence ATGCCAACTGCGGACCGGGATGTCGCGACGGGGCTCCCGCCGGGGATCGCCGCCGCCCGCGAGGAGCTCACGCCGATGCTCTCGCAGTACGCGGACCTCTGTGCCGCCCACGGGGACGCGCTCGTCTTGTTCCAGGTCGGCGACTTCTACGAGGCGTTCTGCGAGGCGGCCGAGGTCGTCGCGCGGGTCTGCGAGGTGACGCTCACGGAGCGCTCGGACTCGACCGGGGACTACCCGATGGCGGGGATCCCCATCGACAACGCCGCCCCCTACCTCGAGTCGCTGCTCGACGCGGGCTACCGCGTCGCCGTCGGCGACCAGGTCGAGGACGCCGAGCAGGCGTCCGGGCTCGTCGACCGCGCCGTCACCGAGGTGATTACCCCCGGGACCGTCGTCGAAGACGACCTGCTGGAGGCGGGGACGACGAACTACGTGGCGGCGGTGGCGGCCGGCGGGGATGGGGGCGGCGGAAGCGCCCGCGATCCCCCGGCCCCCATCGGCCTTGCGGCCGTCGACGTCTCCACGGGCGAGTGCCTCGTCACGTCGGGCGACCGCGACGCGGTCGCCGGGGAGCTCGACCGGATCGCCCCGGCGGAGCTGATCGCGGGGCCGGACGCCCCCGCGTTCGAGCCATCGGACGCCGAGAACGGCTGGACGACCCACGAGCACGACCCGGACGCCTTCGAGCGGCGCGCCGCGACCGAGCGCCTGGAGCCGTACCTCCCGGCGCCCGACCGGCGGTTCGAGGCGGACACCGAGCTGCGCGCGGCCGGCGCCGTGCTCGCGTACGCCGAGTACACGCAGGGCGACGACGGCCCGCTCTCGTACGTCACCCGGATCCGGCGGTACGACCCCCGCGATCGGCTGCGGCTCGACGCCGCGGCCCAGCGCAGCTTAGAGCTGTTCGAGAACCGCGGGCTCGGCGCCAGCGACACCCTGTTCGACGTCCTCGACGAGACGAGCTGCGCGCTCGGGCGGCGCTGTCTGGAGCGGTGGCTCCGGCGCCCGCTCGTCGACGCCGACGCGATCCGGAGCCGCCACGACGCGGTCGGCGAGCTGGCCGACCGGACGCTGGTCCGCGAGGGGATCGCCGACGCGCTCGCGGCCGCCTACGACCTCGAGCGCCTCGTCGGACGCGTCTCCCGGGGGCGGGCCGACGCCCGAGACCTGCGCTCGCTGCACGCGACGCTCGCGGTCGTCCCGGAGCTGAAGGCGACGCTGGCGGGGGCGGACGGGGAGGACGCCGGGGATGGGGATTCCGATCACCCGCGCACCGACCACCTCCGCGACCTCCGCGACCGTCTCGACGAGCTGGCCGAGATTCGCGAGCTGATCGACGAGGCGATCGCGGTCAACCCACCGCCCGAGATCACCGACGGCGGCGTGATCCGCGAGGGGTTCGACGACGACCTCGACGCCCTCCGCGCGACCGAGCGCGAGGGGCGCGAGTGGGTCGCCGACCTGGAGGCGAGCGAGCGCGAGCGCACCGGGATCGACTCGCTGTCGGTCGGTCACAACCAAGTCCACGGCTACTACATCGAGGTGACCGACGCGAACCTCGACCGGGTCCCCGACGACTACCGGCGGCGGCAGACGCTGAAGAACAGCGAGCGCTACTACACCCCCGAGCTCAAGGAGCGCGAGGAGGAGATCGTCGGCGCCGCCGAGCGCGCGGACGCCCTGGAGTACGAGCTGTTCGCCGACGTCCGCGAGCGCGTCGCGGCCGAGACGGAGCGGATCCAGGGGCTCGCGGACGCGCTCGCCGAGCTCGACGCCCTGTGTTCGCTGGCGACCGTCGCCGTCGAGGGCGACTACGTCCGCCCCGAGGTCGTCGACGACCCGGACGCCGGGGTCGAGATCGAGGGGGGCCGTCACCCGGTCGTCGAGCGCGCCGAGGAGTCGTTCGTCCCGAACGACGTCGACCTCCCGCGCGGGTCGGTCGCCGTGATCACGGGCCCGAACATGAGCGGGAAGTCGACGTACATGCGGGCGGTCGCGCTCGCGACGGTGCTCGCGCAGACCGGGTCGTTCGTCCCGGCGCAGGCGGCCTCACTGCCGGTGTTCGACCGGCTGTTCACCCGCGTCGGCGCCTCCGACGACATCGCTGGCGGGCAGTCCACGTTCATGCGCGAGATGAGCGAGCTGACGGAGATCCTCCACGACGCCGGCCCGGACTCGCTCGTCCTCCTCGACGAGGTCGGGCGCGGCACCGCCACCACGGACGGGCGCGCCATCGCCCGCGCGGCCGCCGAGTTCGTCCACGACGAGCTCGGCGCCACCGCCCTCTTCGCCACGCATTACCACGGGCTCACCGACCTCGCCGACGAGCGCGAGCGCGTCTTCAACCTCCACTTCACCGCCACCCGCGAGGACGGCGACGTGACGTTCCTCCACCGGGTCGTCCCCGGCGCCTCCTCCTCGTCGTACGGCGTCGAGGTGGCCGAGCTCGCCGGCGTCCCCGCGCCCGTGGTCGAGCGGTCGCGGTCGCTGGTGGCCGACGACGCCGGGGGGGCGCCCCCGGAGGGCGGAGCCGCGACGGACGAGGACGACCGAGACCCGCCCGCCGACGGTCAGACCGACGATGCGGATCTCGACGAGACGGACCCCGACGACGTCTCGCTCCGCGAGTTCCTCGTCGAGGAGGGCGCGGTCGACGACGCGGGGAGCGACGGCCGGGGCGCGAACGCCGACGGAGACGGCCCGAGCGCGACCGACGGCGACGCCCCGACCCCGGACGACGGCATCGGTTTCGACGAGGCGGCCGAGGGCGGGGTCGGGAGCGACCTCGCGAGCGAGCTCCGCGCCCTCGACCTCGCGAGAATGACGCCGATAGAGGCGCTGAACGCGCTCCACGACCTCCAGTCGAGGCTCGACGATGGCGGGTGA
- the mutL gene encoding DNA mismatch repair endonuclease MutL: protein MAGDERAGEGRPGGSTEATEGAGRVRRLDAATVDRIAAGEVITRPARVVGELVDNALDAGASSVEVAVDGDGTDRVRVADDGHGMSREDARRAVERHATSKLAPDGDPVGVASLGFRGEALAAIADAARLELTTSDGGAVGTRVVVDGAASDSDPRDPTVSDAGRARGTTVVVEDLFATRPARRESLAGPAAEFARISALVADYALANPRVAFALEHDGATTLSTPGTGPTDALFGVYDRETASRSTELAASVAVEDGGEGEVGLSIDVAGALAYPSVTRASRDHVRASVNGRPVRNDRLAAAVRGGYGRLLPDGREPVAAVDVSVPPARVDPNVHPAKREVGLRDADRVADAVESAVADALTGADLRRKADVDTGIESALDPVGGEAGERPAAFADAEPIGTFRDLYLLVEAGDELLVVDGHAAHERVNYERLARAFADEAVPTAALDPPATLSLSADEAAAAEAHADALAALGFETEPFGGGTVRLRAVPAPFGRAADADAFRDALATLSGGESPRDAREALLADLACHPSLKRGEIGELTREEQRSLLDRLGECNRPYACPHGRPTVLSVDESTFAAGFGRDR, encoded by the coding sequence ATGGCGGGTGACGAGCGCGCCGGCGAGGGCCGTCCGGGCGGGTCGACGGAAGCGACCGAGGGGGCGGGACGCGTCCGCCGGCTCGACGCCGCCACCGTCGACCGGATCGCCGCCGGCGAGGTGATCACTCGGCCGGCGCGGGTCGTCGGGGAGCTAGTCGACAACGCGCTCGACGCCGGCGCCTCGTCGGTCGAGGTCGCGGTCGACGGCGACGGCACCGACCGGGTCCGGGTCGCCGACGACGGACACGGGATGAGCCGCGAGGACGCCCGACGCGCCGTGGAGCGCCACGCGACGAGTAAGCTCGCGCCCGACGGCGACCCGGTCGGCGTCGCGTCGTTGGGCTTCCGGGGCGAGGCGCTGGCCGCGATCGCCGACGCCGCGCGGCTCGAACTGACGACGAGCGACGGCGGCGCCGTCGGGACGCGGGTGGTCGTCGACGGGGCGGCGAGCGACTCCGACCCGAGGGATCCGACCGTCTCCGACGCCGGCCGCGCCCGCGGGACGACGGTCGTCGTCGAGGACCTGTTCGCGACCCGCCCGGCGCGTCGGGAGTCGCTCGCGGGGCCGGCCGCGGAGTTCGCGCGGATCTCGGCGCTGGTCGCCGACTACGCGCTCGCGAACCCCCGCGTCGCGTTCGCGCTGGAACACGACGGGGCGACCACGCTGTCGACCCCGGGGACCGGGCCGACGGACGCCCTGTTCGGCGTCTACGACCGCGAGACCGCGAGCCGGTCGACGGAGCTCGCCGCGAGCGTCGCGGTCGAGGACGGGGGCGAAGGGGAAGTGGGCCTCTCGATCGACGTCGCCGGCGCGCTCGCGTACCCCTCGGTGACCCGGGCCTCCCGCGACCACGTCCGGGCGTCGGTGAACGGGCGACCCGTGCGCAACGACCGGCTCGCGGCGGCGGTCCGGGGCGGGTACGGACGCTTACTCCCGGACGGCCGCGAGCCGGTGGCGGCCGTGGATGTCAGCGTACCGCCCGCGCGTGTCGACCCGAACGTCCATCCCGCGAAGCGGGAGGTCGGGCTGCGCGACGCCGACCGGGTCGCGGACGCGGTCGAGTCGGCGGTCGCCGACGCGCTCACGGGCGCGGACCTCCGGCGGAAGGCCGACGTGGACACGGGGATCGAATCGGCGCTCGACCCGGTCGGCGGGGAGGCGGGCGAGCGCCCCGCGGCCTTCGCGGACGCGGAACCGATCGGGACGTTCCGCGACCTCTACCTCCTCGTCGAGGCGGGCGACGAGCTGCTCGTCGTCGACGGCCACGCCGCCCACGAGCGGGTGAACTACGAGCGGCTCGCTCGGGCCTTTGCCGACGAGGCGGTGCCGACCGCCGCGCTCGACCCGCCGGCGACCCTGTCGCTGTCGGCGGACGAGGCGGCGGCCGCGGAGGCGCACGCCGACGCGCTCGCGGCGCTCGGCTTCGAGACGGAGCCGTTCGGCGGGGGGACCGTCAGGCTGCGAGCGGTGCCGGCGCCGTTCGGTCGGGCGGCCGACGCGGACGCGTTCCGCGACGCGCTCGCGACGCTGTCGGGCGGCGAGTCGCCGCGAGACGCTCGGGAGGCGCTGCTTGCCGACCTGGCGTGTCACCCGTCGCTGAAGCGCGGCGAGATCGGCGAGCTGACCCGCGAGGAGCAGCGCTCGCTCTTGGACCGGCTCGGGGAGTGCAATCGGCCGTACGCCTGCCCGCACGGGCGGCCGACGGTGCTGTCGGTCGACGAGTCGACGTTCGCGGCCGGCTTCGGGCGGGACCGGTGA
- a CDS encoding mechanosensitive ion channel family protein has product MTAQLGPWIDATLGSVATTEARLAATGGIFLLTVAVGWLLLPRAVRTGERVTADRLEGFLDGRGESSIETLREALPVSFGLRLLVGLFQLALFALAAVAVLTLWGQFSVVAAALPVAENVATVAGRLLLSALLLGGAYVASDVLEEYVADLSNDSDRITAHQEQLLTRIMQVGLLVVAGVTVLGIWGVNLGGLLVGAGFLGIVLGMAARQTLGSLIAGFVLMFARPFEIGDWVAIGDEEGFVTEITIMNTHMRNFDGEYVVVPNDLVTNQAITNRSREGRLRIHMEVGIGYDDDPDAASDIAEEVLTDIDTIANNPKPYVIPSGFGDSAILLDLRFWIDPPTPQARWRSKATAVERIQDRFADAGISIPYPQRTVSYPPETAEADETVERVERFDDDGDGRASDRPA; this is encoded by the coding sequence GTGACCGCGCAACTCGGCCCCTGGATCGACGCGACGCTGGGCAGCGTCGCGACCACGGAGGCCCGCCTCGCCGCGACCGGCGGGATCTTCCTCCTGACCGTCGCAGTCGGGTGGCTACTGCTCCCGCGGGCCGTCCGGACGGGCGAGCGGGTGACGGCGGACCGACTGGAGGGATTCCTCGACGGCCGCGGCGAGTCGTCGATCGAGACGCTCCGCGAGGCGCTGCCGGTCTCGTTCGGCCTGCGACTGCTCGTCGGCCTCTTCCAGCTCGCGCTGTTCGCGCTCGCCGCCGTCGCCGTGCTGACGCTGTGGGGACAGTTCTCGGTCGTCGCCGCGGCCCTCCCGGTCGCGGAGAACGTCGCGACCGTCGCCGGGCGGCTCCTCCTCTCGGCGCTGCTGCTCGGCGGCGCCTACGTCGCGAGCGACGTGTTAGAGGAGTACGTCGCCGACCTCTCGAACGACAGCGACCGCATCACGGCCCATCAGGAGCAGCTCCTCACCCGGATCATGCAGGTCGGCCTGCTCGTGGTCGCGGGCGTCACCGTCCTCGGGATCTGGGGCGTGAACCTCGGCGGGCTCCTCGTCGGCGCGGGCTTCCTCGGCATCGTGCTCGGGATGGCGGCCCGGCAGACGCTCGGCTCGCTCATCGCCGGCTTCGTGCTGATGTTCGCGCGCCCGTTCGAGATCGGCGACTGGGTCGCGATCGGCGACGAGGAGGGGTTCGTCACCGAGATCACGATCATGAACACCCACATGCGGAACTTCGACGGCGAGTACGTCGTCGTCCCGAACGACCTGGTCACCAACCAGGCGATCACGAACCGGAGCCGCGAGGGACGGCTCCGGATCCACATGGAGGTCGGGATCGGCTACGACGACGACCCCGACGCCGCCAGCGACATCGCGGAGGAGGTGCTGACCGACATCGACACGATCGCCAACAACCCGAAGCCGTACGTGATCCCCTCCGGCTTCGGCGACTCTGCGATCCTGCTCGACCTCCGCTTCTGGATCGACCCGCCGACGCCGCAGGCGCGCTGGCGCTCGAAGGCGACCGCAGTCGAGCGGATCCAAGACCGGTTCGCCGACGCCGGGATCTCCATCCCGTACCCGCAGCGGACCGTCTCCTACCCGCCGGAGACGGCGGAGGCGGACGAGACCGTCGAGCGCGTCGAGCGCTTCGACGACGACGGCGACGGGCGCGCGAGCGACCGGCCGGCCTGA
- a CDS encoding CBS domain-containing protein: MHARDLMESDVKTVAPDDDVADVFKKFARYEFSGFPVVDGEDRLVGVITESDLVDLFEPDDETLWIPIGLPPFVDTLTYQVKAPWGDLDLGVDMIRNADRPVSDVMSTDVATVTPDAPVDDVLDLLVGDDPDINRVPVVDEDGRVVGIIARQDVIRAFRDKRLA, translated from the coding sequence ATGCACGCGCGTGACCTGATGGAATCCGACGTGAAGACGGTCGCCCCCGACGACGACGTCGCCGACGTGTTCAAGAAGTTCGCCCGCTACGAGTTCAGCGGCTTCCCCGTCGTCGACGGCGAGGACCGCTTGGTCGGCGTCATCACCGAGTCCGACCTCGTCGATCTGTTCGAGCCCGACGACGAGACGCTGTGGATCCCGATCGGGCTCCCGCCGTTCGTCGACACGCTCACGTATCAGGTGAAGGCGCCGTGGGGCGACCTCGACTTGGGCGTAGACATGATCCGGAACGCCGACCGCCCCGTCTCCGACGTGATGAGCACCGACGTGGCGACGGTGACCCCCGACGCCCCGGTCGACGACGTGCTCGACCTGCTCGTCGGCGACGACCCCGACATCAACCGCGTTCCGGTCGTGGACGAGGACGGGCGCGTCGTCGGGATCATCGCCCGCCAAGACGTGATCCGGGCGTTCCGGGATAAGCGACTGGCGTAG
- a CDS encoding OsmC family protein, protein MSHSSEQTATFDARTELKEGTRVRAETRHFEFVIDEPESLGGTDAGPNPVEYLLGSLGGCLSIVGRVVAGEMDIDVAELAIDLEGDLDPAKFQGADVDSRAGFQEIRASVHAELRSQDGAPVSDDTRDEWLARVEQRCPVSDNLSGETPIALDLS, encoded by the coding sequence ATGAGCCACTCGTCCGAACAGACAGCGACGTTCGACGCCCGCACAGAGTTAAAGGAGGGAACCCGAGTCCGCGCTGAGACCCGCCACTTCGAGTTCGTCATCGACGAGCCGGAATCGCTCGGCGGCACCGACGCCGGCCCCAATCCGGTCGAGTACCTGCTCGGCTCGCTCGGCGGCTGTCTGAGCATCGTCGGCCGCGTCGTCGCCGGCGAGATGGACATCGATGTCGCCGAGCTGGCGATCGACCTCGAGGGCGACCTCGACCCGGCGAAGTTCCAGGGCGCCGATGTCGACTCGCGCGCCGGCTTCCAGGAGATCCGCGCGTCGGTTCACGCGGAGCTGCGCTCACAGGACGGTGCGCCCGTCAGCGACGACACTCGCGACGAGTGGCTCGCTCGCGTCGAGCAGCGGTGCCCGGTGAGTGACAACCTCAGCGGCGAGACCCCGATCGCGCTCGATCTGTCCTAA
- a CDS encoding zinc-dependent metalloprotease, whose amino-acid sequence MDILRSLRAVSEASGTGVVDWDRAAAAAKASTDPGSLALTAAEREGYAADVRDARTRLGAVAGIAFDVPDAIEVQNRHHWIDASVDTFRNVMAPIEAAATGQAGADGAPSEPASEDNWTTEGGDWKPESSDWTTEGPLDRIPDPFGGAGGSGGPGGVGGPRGPTGSDNPVAAFSRDVSRVANTGTMAFALGFLARNVLGQYDPLLLADEPDAEHGLYFVHPNIVRVAAELDVDYPRFRRWIAFHEVTHAAEFGAAPWLPEYLESRVERGVEGLTAGEVTIGGLDTEAFGELQAAMTAVEGYAEVLMDRAFDGEYADLRRKLDERRGGGGPIRQLAQRLLGLGMKRRQYERGAAFFRHVADARGIEAAGVVWERPENLPTKAEIDDPEAWLVRVDP is encoded by the coding sequence ATGGACATTCTCCGAAGCCTGCGCGCGGTCTCCGAGGCGTCCGGCACCGGCGTCGTCGACTGGGACCGGGCCGCGGCGGCCGCGAAGGCGAGCACCGACCCGGGCTCGCTGGCGCTCACGGCCGCCGAGCGGGAGGGGTACGCCGCCGACGTCCGGGACGCCCGGACCCGGCTCGGCGCGGTCGCGGGAATCGCGTTCGACGTGCCCGACGCGATCGAAGTGCAGAACCGTCACCACTGGATCGACGCGAGCGTCGACACGTTCCGGAACGTGATGGCGCCGATCGAGGCGGCGGCGACCGGGCAAGCGGGGGCGGACGGCGCCCCCAGCGAGCCAGCGAGCGAGGATAACTGGACGACAGAGGGCGGCGACTGGAAACCCGAGAGCAGCGACTGGACGACCGAAGGGCCGCTCGACCGGATCCCGGACCCGTTCGGGGGCGCCGGCGGATCCGGCGGTCCGGGGGGGGTCGGCGGTCCCCGGGGGCCTACCGGCTCCGACAACCCGGTCGCCGCGTTCTCGCGGGACGTCTCGCGGGTCGCCAACACCGGGACGATGGCGTTCGCGCTCGGCTTCCTCGCGCGGAACGTGCTCGGGCAGTACGACCCCCTGTTGCTCGCGGACGAGCCGGACGCCGAGCACGGGCTCTACTTCGTCCACCCGAACATCGTGCGCGTCGCGGCGGAGCTCGACGTCGACTACCCGCGGTTTCGCCGGTGGATCGCCTTCCACGAGGTGACGCACGCGGCCGAGTTCGGCGCGGCGCCGTGGCTCCCGGAGTACCTCGAATCGCGCGTCGAGCGCGGCGTCGAGGGGCTGACGGCCGGCGAGGTGACGATCGGCGGGCTCGACACGGAAGCGTTCGGCGAGCTGCAGGCGGCGATGACGGCGGTCGAGGGGTACGCGGAGGTGCTGATGGACCGCGCGTTCGACGGCGAGTACGCCGACCTGCGGCGCAAGCTCGACGAGCGCCGCGGGGGCGGCGGACCGATCCGGCAGCTCGCCCAGCGACTCCTCGGGCTTGGGATGAAACGGCGCCAGTACGAGCGCGGCGCCGCCTTCTTCCGCCACGTCGCCGACGCCCGGGGGATCGAGGCCGCCGGCGTCGTCTGGGAGCGTCCGGAGAACCTCCCGACGAAGGCGGAGATCGACGACCCCGAGGCGTGGCTCGTGCGGGTCGATCCGTGA